One Purpureocillium takamizusanense chromosome 12, complete sequence DNA window includes the following coding sequences:
- a CDS encoding uncharacterized protein (SECRETED:SignalP(1-15~SECRETED:cutsite=ASA-LH~SECRETED:prob=0.6915)~EggNog:ENOG503P5PF~COG:S), whose translation MQLQLLLALTASASALHLHQGRSREMRDFSTPHQGHGLHQAHVDDGSQPRWLAEMEGRSEYQLLDNLTKDPHASIKIAVSEFLGLANAAKTSDTDAPLGEFPRHVWQALIEIGKRTIPEKQGRMVEFVARLENTTMKDHNTGQSIQHKGKIAWIELPELKHTVHEAWREYDKGDRDTSRLEHSHWENLIALLAQLSAAGRVDYNSPKISNMDFATMAEHDLHKAFQEQDPTDPVIRSACMWLMYASPRLWADIQHKRVFHTHHNEGLVLTMHMWNKWSEGLRRAKTTCRPETCPLVNSAIGKMQLAEGEGQIMRTLP comes from the exons AtgcagctgcagcttctcctcgcgcTGACCGCATCCGCCTCTGCGCTGCACCTACACCAAGGGCGCTCGCGGGAGATGAGGGACTTCAGCACGCCTCACCAAGGGCATGGGCTTCACCAAGcacatgtcgacgacggctcgcAACCCCGCTGGCTCGCTGAAATGGAGGGTCGCAGCGAGTACCAGCTCCTGGACAATCTGACTAAAGATCCTCATGCTTCCATCAAGATTGCCGTCTCGGAGTTCCTGGGCCTCGCCAACGCTGCCAAGACCTCCGACACCGATGCTCCGCTCGGAGAATTCCCCCGACATGTATGGCAGGCCCTGATCGAGATCGGCAAGCGAACCATTCCGGAGAAGCAGGGCCGCATGGTCGAGTTTGTCGCCAGACTCGAGAACACGACCATGAAAGACCACAACACGGGCCAGTCCATACAGCACAAGGGAAAGATCGCCTGGATTGAGCTGCCAGAGCTGAAGCACACTGTCCATGAGGCTTGGCGGGAGTATG ACAAGGGAGACCGAGATACCTCGCGTCTTGAGCACTCCCATTGGGAGAACCTGATCGCactcctcgcgcagctcagCGCCGCGGGCAGGGTCGACTACAACAGCCCCAAGATTTCCAACATGGACTTTGCCACCATGGCGGAGCACGACTTGCACAAGGCGTTCCAAGAGCAGGATCCCACGGACCCGGTGATTCGATCGGCCTGCATGTGGCTCATGTACGCATCGCCGCGACTCTGGGCCGACATTCAGCACAAGCGCGTCTTCCACACCCACCACAACGAGGGCCTGGTTTTGACCATGCACATGTGGAACAAGTGGTCGGAGGGCCTCAGgcgggcgaagacgacgtgcCGCCCCGAGACGTGCCCCTTGGTGAACAGCGCGATCGGCAAGATGCAGCTTGCAGAGGGTGAGGGCCAGATCATGCGCACCCTGCCATGA